One genomic segment of Pseudomonadota bacterium includes these proteins:
- a CDS encoding MogA/MoaB family molybdenum cofactor biosynthesis protein produces MKYKAAIITISDKGSLGEREDKSGPALSKMLEWTYEVEDIIIIPDDIDIIASTIKEEVDKHAVDLIITTGGTGVTKRDVTPEATKMVIEKELPGFSEIMRAESYKITPYGIISRGICGIRGESIIINLPGSPKAATECLMFILAALPHALNKLKGDSTDCA; encoded by the coding sequence ATGAAATATAAGGCAGCAATTATTACGATTAGCGACAAAGGTTCTTTAGGTGAAAGAGAGGATAAAAGCGGGCCTGCACTAAGCAAGATGCTTGAATGGACCTATGAAGTGGAAGACATAATCATCATACCAGATGATATAGATATTATTGCATCCACTATAAAAGAAGAAGTGGACAAACATGCTGTTGATCTTATTATCACAACAGGGGGCACAGGCGTTACTAAAAGGGATGTAACCCCTGAGGCTACAAAAATGGTTATTGAGAAAGAATTACCTGGTTTCTCTGAAATAATGAGGGCTGAGAGCTACAAGATTACCCCTTACGGGATAATATCAAGGGGAATTTGCGGGATCAGGGGCGAAAGTATCATTATTAATCTGCCTGGAAGCCCGAAAGCTGCCACGGAGTGCCTCATGTTCATACTGGCTGCCCTACCACACGCCCTCAACAAACTGAAAGGCGATTCAACTGATTGTGCTTAA
- a CDS encoding PilT/PilU family type 4a pilus ATPase, with translation MGDIKDYLKYMVEKDASDIYLTEGLPPMFRIEGIVEPHGDTPLTSEDTQEIAYGIMNERQKKIFDEEYEMNLALFYPEFGRFRVNIFKQRSYIGLVLRQIKIKIKTLDELGLPGTLKDIIMSKRGLVLVVGATGSGKSTSLAAMIDHRNAHQRGHIITIEDPIEFVHPHKLSVITQREVGFDTHTFFNALKNTLRQAPDVILIGEIRDTETMEDAITFAETGHLALGTLHANNANQAMERILNFFPVERHLQIYMQLSLNLRAIMSQRLIPTVEGKRVAAIEILLDSARIKDLILKGEIGTLKETMAASYNEGMQTFDQHIFDLFVAGNIDYDNAIAYADSPNDLRLKIKMSEIKKEEVDKKEPSFKLKVDHK, from the coding sequence ATGGGAGATATAAAAGACTATTTAAAGTATATGGTAGAAAAAGATGCTTCAGATATCTACCTCACAGAAGGTCTTCCTCCAATGTTCCGTATTGAAGGGATTGTTGAGCCCCATGGAGATACACCCTTAACATCTGAGGATACTCAAGAAATCGCTTATGGTATTATGAATGAGAGACAGAAAAAGATATTCGATGAAGAGTATGAAATGAACCTTGCCCTTTTCTATCCTGAATTTGGCAGGTTCAGGGTGAATATTTTTAAACAGAGGAGCTATATAGGATTGGTCTTGAGGCAGATAAAGATAAAAATAAAAACCTTAGATGAACTTGGTTTGCCAGGTACGTTGAAAGACATAATCATGAGTAAAAGAGGCCTGGTACTTGTGGTAGGTGCAACAGGCAGCGGAAAGTCTACCAGCCTTGCAGCAATGATAGATCACAGGAACGCCCACCAACGTGGTCATATTATCACCATAGAAGACCCTATAGAGTTTGTACATCCCCACAAGCTGAGTGTGATCACCCAGAGAGAGGTTGGCTTTGACACCCATACCTTCTTCAATGCGCTGAAAAACACATTGAGACAGGCACCGGATGTGATTCTTATTGGAGAGATAAGGGATACGGAGACCATGGAAGATGCAATTACATTTGCAGAAACCGGGCATCTGGCCCTTGGAACACTCCATGCGAATAATGCAAATCAGGCTATGGAGAGGATATTGAATTTTTTCCCTGTAGAGAGGCATCTCCAGATATATATGCAACTCTCTCTTAACCTGAGGGCTATTATGTCCCAGAGGTTAATACCCACGGTTGAAGGGAAAAGGGTAGCTGCCATAGAGATACTACTTGACAGTGCGAGGATCAAGGACCTTATCTTAAAAGGCGAAATAGGGACCTTAAAGGAGACAATGGCTGCCTCGTATAATGAGGGTATGCAAACATTTGACCAGCATATTTTTGACCTCTTTGTAGCGGGAAATATAGATTACGATAACGCTATTGCATATGCTGACAGCCCAAATGATTTGAGACTCAAGATCAAGATGTCTGAAATTAAAAAGGAAGAGGTGGATAAAAAGGAACCAAGTTTTAAATTAAAGGTAGATCATAAGTAA
- the scpB gene encoding SMC-Scp complex subunit ScpB: protein MSRIIEAVLYSSPRPVTLKGLIKKLEVYSLEDIQKALNELIKEYNYSDRALEIVGVAGGYQMRTKLDYREWVKRFVREKDVGLTRAMLEAIAIIAYKQPITKREIDILRGVDSARVIKQLLERRLIEIAGRNEDVGKPIIFRTTNKFLELYGLKDIGDLPTFKEIESLEK from the coding sequence TTGAGCAGGATAATAGAGGCAGTACTTTATTCCTCACCGCGACCTGTAACATTAAAGGGTCTAATAAAAAAGCTTGAGGTTTATTCATTGGAAGACATTCAAAAAGCCTTAAATGAATTGATAAAAGAATATAATTATTCAGATAGAGCACTTGAGATTGTGGGTGTTGCTGGTGGTTATCAGATGAGAACAAAACTGGATTACAGGGAGTGGGTAAAAAGGTTTGTTAGGGAAAAGGATGTTGGGTTAACAAGGGCTATGCTTGAGGCCATTGCAATTATTGCTTATAAGCAACCCATAACAAAGAGGGAGATAGATATTTTAAGAGGAGTAGATTCTGCCCGTGTTATCAAACAATTACTTGAAAGAAGGTTAATTGAGATTGCAGGAAGGAATGAAGATGTAGGCAAACCGATAATCTTTAGAACTACAAACAAATTTTTAGAATTGTATGGTTTAAAGGATATAGGAGATTTGCCAACATTTAAAGAAATAGAATCATTGGAAAAATAG
- the moaC gene encoding cyclic pyranopterin monophosphate synthase MoaC: MKLTHLDGKGKARMVDITGKHETEREAIASGKVKMSEETYNLIKKGQGPKGDIFTVAKIAGIMGAKRTHELIPLCHPLHITHVDVSYTFNDIKNSITIISTVKTKGQTGVEMEALSCVMLTALTIYDMCKAIDKGIELGPFFLLKKSGGKSGRFVRNSK; this comes from the coding sequence ATGAAACTAACGCACTTAGATGGTAAAGGAAAGGCTCGTATGGTCGATATAACAGGAAAACATGAAACAGAGAGAGAAGCCATAGCATCAGGTAAGGTAAAAATGTCTGAAGAAACATATAACCTTATAAAAAAGGGACAGGGGCCAAAAGGCGATATATTTACTGTTGCAAAGATAGCAGGCATTATGGGGGCAAAAAGGACACATGAGCTTATACCACTTTGCCACCCCCTTCATATCACTCATGTAGACGTAAGTTACACATTTAATGATATAAAGAATTCTATCACCATTATATCTACAGTAAAGACAAAGGGGCAGACTGGAGTAGAAATGGAAGCTCTAAGCTGTGTTATGCTTACCGCCCTTACTATATATGATATGTGCAAGGCAATAGACAAAGGTATCGAACTTGGGCCATTTTTTCTCCTTAAAAAAAGTGGGGGAAAAAGCGGCAGATTCGTAAGAAACAGTAAGTAG
- a CDS encoding MOSC domain-containing protein, whose translation MKGKIISVNISSEKGEKKHNIGKARLIKDFGLENDAHAGTEIRQVSLLAKESIERIINLGINVDCGDFAENLTTEGIDLLSLPVGTELKIGKDIIVRVSQIGKKCHSGCAIFKQVGDCVMPKEGIFVEVLTEGEAKVGDMIEVQG comes from the coding sequence TTGAAGGGTAAGATCATATCTGTGAATATAAGCAGTGAAAAAGGAGAAAAAAAGCATAATATAGGAAAAGCCAGACTCATAAAAGACTTTGGCCTTGAAAACGACGCACACGCAGGCACTGAGATAAGACAGGTAAGCCTTCTTGCGAAAGAAAGCATAGAAAGGATAATAAACTTGGGCATCAATGTTGATTGTGGAGATTTTGCAGAAAACCTCACAACAGAAGGTATTGACCTTCTTTCCTTGCCTGTTGGTACTGAGCTCAAGATTGGAAAGGACATAATCGTAAGGGTTAGCCAGATAGGAAAAAAATGCCATAGCGGGTGTGCTATATTCAAACAGGTTGGTGATTGTGTAATGCCAAAAGAAGGTATATTTGTTGAGGTGCTGACAGAAGGTGAGGCAAAAGTAGGAGATATGATTGAGGTTCAAGGATGA
- a CDS encoding type IV pilus twitching motility protein PilT: MDISELLIFAVENKGSDLHMSAGEPPVVRIHGEMRKIEVPALDKDEVHNMIYEILNDNQRKSYEEHLELDFSFSLGDYGRFRVNVFKQARGDAAVFRTIPTKIPTFEELNLPKVFMDLARLEKGLVLVTGPTGSGKSTTLAAMVDLVNKEEKGHIITIEDPIEFLHPSKSCLVNQRELGPHTHSFANALRSALREDPDVILVGELRDLDTIALTMTAAETGHLVFGTLHTSSAPDTVDRVIDVFPAAQQNQVRSMFAESIQAIITQALFRRKDGKGRVAGFEILIANNAIRNLIRESKIAQIPSIMQTSKALGMQTMEAAVTELLNKNLVTRDEVSFYLPQQGTQR, encoded by the coding sequence ATGGATATTTCGGAATTATTGATTTTCGCAGTTGAAAATAAAGGCTCGGACCTTCATATGAGTGCAGGAGAACCACCTGTTGTGAGGATACACGGAGAGATGAGAAAGATTGAAGTACCAGCACTTGATAAGGATGAAGTACACAACATGATATATGAAATCTTGAATGACAACCAGAGAAAATCTTATGAGGAGCATCTGGAGTTGGATTTTTCGTTTTCCCTCGGTGACTATGGCAGGTTCAGGGTTAATGTGTTTAAACAGGCCCGTGGTGACGCTGCAGTATTCAGGACAATACCCACAAAGATTCCTACCTTTGAGGAGTTGAACCTGCCAAAAGTTTTTATGGATTTAGCACGTTTGGAAAAGGGTCTTGTGCTTGTAACAGGGCCTACAGGTAGTGGAAAATCAACCACCCTTGCAGCTATGGTTGACCTGGTAAACAAAGAGGAAAAAGGGCATATAATAACAATTGAAGACCCTATTGAGTTTCTCCATCCTTCGAAAAGTTGTCTTGTAAATCAGAGGGAGCTTGGACCCCACACACACAGTTTTGCAAATGCACTGAGGAGTGCACTCCGTGAAGACCCCGATGTCATTCTTGTAGGTGAGCTTAGGGACCTTGATACCATTGCCCTCACAATGACTGCTGCTGAGACAGGCCATTTGGTTTTTGGAACCTTGCATACAAGTAGTGCACCTGATACTGTGGACAGGGTTATAGATGTTTTTCCTGCAGCCCAGCAAAACCAGGTGAGGTCAATGTTTGCAGAGTCAATACAGGCGATAATAACACAGGCACTTTTTAGAAGAAAAGATGGTAAGGGTAGGGTAGCAGGGTTCGAAATTCTGATTGCAAATAATGCTATAAGAAATCTGATCAGAGAAAGCAAGATTGCCCAGATTCCTTCAATAATGCAGACAAGCAAGGCTTTGGGAATGCAGACAATGGAAGCTGCTGTAACCGAACTACTTAACAAAAACCTTGTCACCAGGGATGAAGTTTCTTTCTACCTGCCACAACAAGGCACACAGAGGTGA
- the miaA gene encoding tRNA (adenosine(37)-N6)-dimethylallyltransferase MiaA — protein MNEKIIAILGPTCTGKSELSIYLAEKFNGEIVNADSMQIYKYFDIGTAKPDINLRRKIQHHLIDVAQPFEEFNAAMFREMADTLIKDIWSRKRVPILVGGTGLYIKALIYGLFKVQKDTGLRETLRNSYSENPLQFYEKLKEIDPEYALKISYKDKIRVVRAMEVFYLTGIKMSEWGKKHGFKEIRYNILKIGLKKARGELYSRINSRVEEMLKKGWVEEVKHLLFMGYKEDLKPFSGIGYREILLYIKGFISYEDMVKDIKKYTRHYAKRQYTWFSQEKNVSWHEYPEEKEMITDEVREFLKGWT, from the coding sequence ATGAATGAAAAGATAATTGCCATACTCGGTCCTACCTGTACAGGAAAATCTGAACTATCCATCTATCTGGCAGAAAAGTTCAATGGAGAGATCGTAAACGCTGATTCCATGCAAATTTATAAGTATTTTGATATCGGGACTGCCAAGCCAGACATTAATTTAAGAAGGAAGATCCAGCACCATTTAATAGATGTAGCTCAGCCATTTGAGGAGTTTAATGCGGCGATGTTTAGGGAAATGGCAGACACTTTGATAAAGGATATATGGTCTCGTAAAAGAGTGCCAATCCTTGTTGGCGGTACAGGCCTATATATAAAAGCATTGATATATGGTTTGTTTAAAGTTCAAAAGGATACAGGGTTGAGAGAAACATTAAGAAATAGTTATTCGGAAAATCCATTACAATTTTATGAGAAATTAAAGGAGATTGACCCTGAGTATGCTTTAAAAATAAGCTATAAGGATAAAATAAGGGTAGTAAGGGCGATGGAGGTTTTTTATCTCACTGGCATAAAGATGTCAGAGTGGGGGAAGAAGCACGGCTTTAAGGAAATAAGGTACAATATACTTAAAATTGGTTTAAAAAAGGCAAGGGGTGAACTTTATTCAAGGATCAATAGCAGGGTTGAAGAGATGTTAAAAAAAGGCTGGGTGGAAGAGGTAAAACATTTACTTTTTATGGGTTATAAAGAAGATTTAAAGCCTTTTTCAGGTATTGGATATAGAGAGATACTGCTTTATATTAAAGGTTTCATTAGTTATGAAGATATGGTAAAAGATATAAAGAAGTATACAAGACACTATGCAAAGAGGCAGTATACGTGGTTTTCTCAAGAAAAGAATGTGTCTTGGCATGAGTATCCAGAAGAAAAAGAAATGATAACTGACGAAGTGAGGGAGTTTCTCAAGGGATGGACTTGA